The following proteins are co-located in the Paenibacillus sp. FSL H8-0079 genome:
- a CDS encoding Rrf2 family transcriptional regulator — MKISTKGRYGLTIMMELAARTGEGPTSLKSIAERNQLSEHYLEQLIAPLRNAGLVKSIRGAYGGYILAGDPATVTAGDVIRVLEGPISPVDFTEEDDPAKRDLWLRIRDGIAEVLDSTTLKDLITFQDQEKKDSYMFYI, encoded by the coding sequence TTGAAAATATCGACAAAAGGCCGTTACGGCCTCACAATCATGATGGAGCTGGCTGCTAGAACAGGCGAAGGCCCTACATCACTTAAAAGCATTGCCGAGCGCAACCAGCTCTCGGAACATTACCTGGAGCAATTGATCGCTCCACTGCGCAATGCAGGACTGGTGAAGAGCATTAGAGGTGCTTACGGCGGTTATATCCTTGCAGGTGATCCCGCAACCGTGACTGCAGGCGACGTGATCCGTGTACTGGAAGGGCCAATCTCCCCAGTAGACTTCACGGAAGAAGATGATCCGGCGAAGCGTGATCTATGGTTGCGTATTCGTGACGGCATTGCGGAAGTGTTGGATTCCACAACACTGAAAGATCTGATTACATTCCAGGATCAAGAGAAAAAAGATAGTTACATGTTTTACATTTAA
- the mnmA gene encoding tRNA 2-thiouridine(34) synthase MnmA: MSKTIENTRVVVGMSGGVDSSVTALLLKEQGYDVIGIFMKNWDDTDEFGHCTAEEDSEDVRRVCEQIGIPYYTVNFEKEYFDKVFTYFLDEYKSGRTPNPDVMCNREIKFGEFLNKALDLGADYVATGHYARLIEEDGTLQLLRGVDNNKDQTYFLNALNQNQLSKAMFPIGHLPKPEVRKIAEAAGLYTAKKKDSTGVCFIGERNFKEFLSNYLPAKGGDMVDIATGEVKGRHDGLMYYTLGQRQGLGIGGSGNGEPWFVADKNLEENQLLVVQGDAHASLYSTGLTATGVNWIAGTEHMPNVPYRCTAKFRYRQPDQGVTLTWQEDGSVDVQFDQQQKAITPGQAVVFYDGEVCLGGGTIDQVQKVPVPAMQ; the protein is encoded by the coding sequence ATGTCCAAAACAATTGAAAATACACGGGTCGTCGTTGGCATGTCCGGAGGTGTCGATTCTTCCGTTACCGCACTGCTGCTGAAAGAGCAGGGTTACGATGTCATCGGCATTTTCATGAAAAACTGGGATGACACCGACGAGTTCGGCCACTGTACCGCTGAAGAAGATTCAGAGGATGTACGCCGCGTATGTGAACAGATCGGCATTCCTTACTACACTGTCAACTTCGAGAAAGAATATTTTGATAAAGTATTTACCTATTTCCTTGATGAATATAAGTCGGGCCGCACGCCAAATCCGGATGTCATGTGTAATCGTGAGATCAAATTTGGTGAATTCCTGAACAAAGCTCTGGATCTCGGCGCAGATTATGTAGCTACAGGACACTATGCTCGCCTGATTGAAGAAGATGGCACGTTACAGCTGCTACGTGGTGTGGATAACAATAAGGATCAAACGTATTTCCTTAATGCACTCAATCAGAACCAGCTGTCCAAAGCCATGTTCCCGATTGGTCATCTGCCCAAACCGGAAGTACGCAAAATCGCAGAAGCGGCTGGTTTGTATACTGCCAAGAAAAAAGACAGCACAGGTGTCTGCTTCATCGGTGAGCGTAATTTCAAAGAGTTCCTGAGTAACTATCTGCCTGCCAAAGGCGGAGACATGGTTGATATCGCAACCGGTGAAGTCAAAGGTCGTCATGACGGTCTGATGTACTACACACTTGGACAGCGCCAAGGTCTTGGCATTGGCGGTTCCGGCAATGGTGAACCCTGGTTCGTTGCAGACAAGAATCTGGAGGAGAATCAACTGCTTGTTGTTCAGGGCGATGCCCATGCAAGCCTGTACTCCACTGGTCTTACCGCAACGGGTGTGAACTGGATTGCCGGTACAGAGCACATGCCTAATGTGCCATACCGTTGTACTGCCAAGTTCCGCTATCGTCAGCCGGATCAAGGTGTAACATTGACCTGGCAGGAAGATGGAAGTGTGGATGTACAATTTGACCAGCAACAAAAAGCCATTACGCCAGGACAAGCCGTTGTTTTCTACGACGGAGAGGTCTGCCTGGGTGGGGGTACGATCGATCAGGTGCAAAAAGTACCTGTACCCGCAATGCAATAA
- a CDS encoding LysR family transcriptional regulator: MESGDLRIFQCVAQEGNLTKAASKLGYVQSNVTARIRHLEAEVGTTLFIRHNRGMTLSPAGEMLLTYADKIIGLLNDASKALRATSTPSGPLRIGSTQTAAAVRLPELFAKYYKKYPDVSLSLATGNSQMLIDQVIGYELEGAFIGCACDHPDIESIDVFDEELFVVSSGVGPEDELTRKPILVYSMGCSYRQTLEEWLLSSGVNRPVIMEFGTLEAIISGVTSGMGISLLPEIVIRQQIESGNLRKHSLPSGISRMMTRFITRKDAFISSALGAFIAMLPREYDMIESGDTTEV, translated from the coding sequence ATGGAGAGCGGGGATCTTAGAATATTTCAGTGTGTTGCACAGGAGGGGAATCTGACCAAAGCTGCTTCTAAACTAGGGTATGTCCAATCCAACGTAACGGCACGAATCAGGCATCTGGAAGCAGAAGTGGGTACAACGTTGTTCATTCGTCATAATCGAGGCATGACGTTATCTCCAGCCGGAGAGATGCTGCTGACCTATGCAGATAAAATAATTGGTTTGCTGAATGATGCTTCCAAGGCGCTTCGGGCGACGAGTACACCATCGGGGCCGCTAAGAATAGGCTCTACCCAGACTGCCGCAGCAGTTCGTTTACCTGAGCTTTTTGCAAAATACTATAAAAAGTATCCCGATGTGTCCTTGTCACTGGCTACGGGCAATTCGCAGATGCTTATTGATCAAGTGATTGGGTATGAATTGGAAGGAGCATTTATTGGCTGTGCCTGTGATCATCCTGATATCGAGTCTATCGATGTATTTGATGAAGAACTATTTGTAGTTTCGTCAGGTGTGGGACCAGAAGATGAACTTACCCGTAAGCCGATCCTTGTCTACAGTATGGGATGCTCCTACCGACAAACGTTAGAGGAGTGGTTGCTCTCAAGTGGGGTAAATCGTCCGGTAATTATGGAGTTTGGAACTCTGGAAGCGATTATTAGTGGAGTAACGTCCGGAATGGGAATTTCTCTGTTACCGGAGATTGTGATTCGGCAGCAAATCGAAAGTGGCAACCTTCGCAAACATTCGCTCCCCTCCGGTATAAGCCGCATGATGACTCGTTTTATTACACGCAAGGATGCGTTTATCAGTAGTGCGCTTGGCGCATTTATCGCTATGTTACCGCGGGAGTATGATATGATAGAGAGTGGAGATACAACAGAAGTGTAA
- a CDS encoding cysteine desulfurase family protein, translating into MKRIYLDHAASTPMHPQVAEAMMKVMTGQYGNASSIHAFGREAKRTVSGARDVIAASLGCFPDELVFTGGGTESDNLAIFGAVSTRQDKGKHVITTAIEHHAVLHTCQELERQGYEVTYLSVDQYGRINLDELREAIRPDTVLITMMYANNEVGTIQPIREVGELARQHNILFHTDAVQALGSQNISCKELPVDLISFSAHKINGPQGVGALYVRRGIVLEARAHGGLQERQRRAGTENIAGIAGFAEALKIASEHAEAHRQHDLELRKLLLEQLESHVGTEHFHVNGHPEHTLPNILNISFPEVSTETMLMNLDMEGIAVASGSACTSGSLEVSHVLKAMDLPETFLHSAIRFSWGLGNTTEEIMITAEKIGTILGRLRNRP; encoded by the coding sequence ATGAAACGAATTTATTTGGATCACGCCGCATCGACACCTATGCATCCACAAGTCGCAGAAGCGATGATGAAAGTCATGACTGGACAATATGGCAACGCATCAAGTATCCATGCCTTTGGGCGTGAAGCCAAACGGACCGTCAGCGGAGCAAGGGATGTCATTGCGGCGTCTTTGGGCTGTTTCCCGGACGAATTGGTATTTACCGGAGGCGGCACGGAGAGCGACAATTTGGCCATTTTTGGAGCAGTTTCAACAAGACAGGATAAGGGGAAACACGTCATTACGACCGCCATTGAGCACCATGCTGTCTTGCATACGTGTCAGGAATTGGAGCGGCAAGGTTATGAAGTAACCTATCTATCTGTTGATCAATATGGACGAATAAATCTGGATGAGTTGCGAGAGGCCATTCGACCGGATACGGTGTTAATCACCATGATGTATGCCAACAATGAAGTAGGCACGATTCAGCCGATCCGCGAGGTGGGTGAGCTTGCACGTCAGCATAATATCCTTTTCCATACCGATGCAGTTCAGGCTCTGGGCAGCCAGAATATTTCCTGTAAGGAACTGCCTGTGGATCTAATCAGCTTCTCTGCGCATAAAATCAACGGGCCTCAGGGTGTGGGTGCACTCTATGTACGGCGAGGAATTGTGCTGGAAGCAAGAGCTCACGGTGGGCTGCAAGAGCGTCAACGACGCGCAGGAACGGAAAATATTGCGGGTATTGCCGGATTTGCAGAGGCCCTCAAGATTGCATCAGAGCATGCGGAGGCGCATCGTCAGCATGATTTGGAATTGCGGAAGCTTTTGTTGGAACAGCTCGAGAGTCATGTGGGGACGGAGCACTTTCATGTGAATGGGCACCCCGAGCATACGTTGCCAAACATCCTGAATATCAGCTTTCCGGAAGTGTCCACTGAGACGATGTTAATGAATCTGGATATGGAAGGAATCGCTGTGGCAAGTGGTTCTGCCTGCACTTCCGGTTCGCTTGAAGTATCTCACGTGCTCAAAGCGATGGATCTGCCAGAGACTTTTTTACACTCTGCGATTCGATTTAGCTGGGGATTGGGTAATACTACGGAAGAAATCATGATAACCGCCGAAAAAATTGGAACCATTCTTGGGAGACTGCGTAATAGACCCTAA
- the crcB gene encoding fluoride efflux transporter CrcB, giving the protein MILWIGFAGVLGAVLRYSLGKWVSGLLGTVFPWGTWIINISGSLLLGSLYGWHQSEMISDGTWVMWGTGFCGAYTTFSTFGYETLGLMGRQRYARAALYVVSSVVVGVLAAWAGVWLTA; this is encoded by the coding sequence ATGATCCTGTGGATTGGTTTTGCAGGTGTGCTGGGTGCGGTACTGCGTTACAGTCTGGGAAAATGGGTCTCTGGCTTGTTAGGAACGGTTTTTCCGTGGGGAACATGGATCATCAACATCAGCGGCTCACTGCTGCTTGGGTCGTTATATGGCTGGCATCAATCTGAGATGATCTCAGATGGAACCTGGGTGATGTGGGGAACCGGCTTTTGCGGTGCGTACACCACATTCTCCACCTTTGGCTATGAAACGTTAGGACTTATGGGTCGACAACGATACGCCAGAGCGGCGCTCTACGTCGTCAGTTCAGTTGTAGTGGGAGTGTTGGCCGCCTGGGCAGGAGTCTGGTTGACTGCATAA
- a CDS encoding replication-associated recombination protein A: MDLFSFQQDSKPQARLLADRLRPEHLDEYIGQEHIIGPGKLLRRAIEADQISSILLYGPPGCGKTTLAHIISQQTQGQFVRLNAVEASVKDVREVIEQAQTNKQLYGTKTILFLDEVHRFNSSRQDALLPAVEKGTIIFIGATTENPFHYVNGALMSRSTLFQLESLNKDHSLIAMRRALSDADKGLGFMELQADDEALEHIATMANGDIRRALNALELAALTTPPEKDGSIHITLGVAEESIRRPIVKADESTQYDVLSAFHKSIRGSSDAALFWFLYAVEKLGMDPMTFIRRLIAASSEDIGLANPQAMTQAIGALDAYRNNGWPEAKLNIAQAILFAVESPKSNAVYTAISKAMNAIDEVKSAEVPLHLRDTHYSGAVKLGHEGYQYPHNYPGHYVKQEYLPKQLSRRVFYEATEQGNESKIRLNQQRRRDL; encoded by the coding sequence ATGGATTTATTTTCGTTTCAACAGGACTCAAAACCACAAGCTAGATTGCTCGCAGACCGCCTGCGGCCAGAGCATCTGGATGAATATATTGGACAGGAACATATTATTGGACCAGGAAAATTGCTCCGGCGTGCCATTGAGGCTGATCAAATTTCATCTATCTTGTTATACGGCCCTCCGGGATGCGGGAAGACAACCCTGGCACATATTATTTCCCAGCAAACACAAGGACAGTTCGTTCGCCTGAATGCAGTGGAAGCTTCCGTCAAAGATGTGCGTGAGGTCATTGAGCAGGCGCAAACGAACAAACAGCTGTATGGAACAAAAACCATTCTGTTCCTCGATGAGGTACATCGGTTTAACAGTTCACGTCAGGACGCGCTATTGCCTGCGGTGGAGAAGGGTACGATTATTTTTATCGGCGCTACAACAGAGAATCCCTTTCATTATGTCAATGGGGCCTTGATGAGCCGTTCCACTCTGTTCCAGCTAGAATCGCTAAACAAGGATCATTCCCTAATTGCAATGCGCAGAGCATTGAGCGATGCGGACAAAGGTCTGGGGTTCATGGAACTACAGGCGGACGATGAGGCGCTTGAGCACATTGCTACGATGGCCAACGGGGATATTCGGCGTGCGCTTAACGCGCTTGAACTGGCTGCGTTGACCACGCCACCGGAGAAGGATGGGTCCATTCATATTACGCTTGGTGTAGCTGAAGAGTCTATTCGACGCCCCATTGTGAAGGCAGATGAATCCACCCAGTATGATGTGTTGTCTGCATTTCACAAGAGTATTCGGGGTTCCAGTGATGCGGCGCTGTTCTGGTTTCTATACGCGGTGGAGAAGCTCGGCATGGATCCGATGACCTTCATTCGGCGCCTGATTGCAGCGAGCAGTGAAGATATTGGACTAGCGAACCCGCAAGCTATGACTCAGGCGATTGGGGCACTTGATGCGTACCGGAATAACGGTTGGCCCGAAGCCAAGCTGAACATTGCACAAGCGATTCTGTTCGCGGTCGAAAGTCCAAAATCCAATGCGGTCTACACCGCCATTTCCAAAGCCATGAACGCTATTGATGAGGTGAAATCGGCAGAAGTTCCACTTCACTTGCGAGATACGCATTACTCGGGTGCTGTAAAACTTGGACATGAGGGCTATCAATATCCACACAACTATCCGGGGCATTACGTGAAACAAGAATATTTGCCAAAGCAGCTCTCACGGAGAGTATTTTATGAGGCAACGGAGCAGGGTAACGAATCGAAGATCAGGCTGAACCAACAGCGGCGCAGAGATTTATAA
- a CDS encoding IreB family regulatory phosphoprotein: MDSMDKTVKFNVKGDEQEASSKEILLTVYDALVDKDYNPINQIVGYLISGDPAYIPRHNNARSLVRKKERDELIEELVRSYLANHR; encoded by the coding sequence ATGGACTCCATGGATAAGACGGTTAAATTTAATGTGAAAGGTGACGAACAGGAAGCATCATCCAAAGAGATTCTTCTCACGGTATATGATGCATTGGTCGATAAGGATTATAATCCGATCAACCAGATTGTTGGGTATCTGATTTCCGGAGACCCGGCATACATTCCTCGTCACAACAATGCACGTAGTCTGGTCCGTAAAAAGGAGCGCGATGAGCTGATTGAAGAGCTTGTACGTTCCTATCTGGCCAATCACCGGTAA
- the alaS gene encoding alanine--tRNA ligase, which produces MKASEIRSKWIEFFASKGHKIEPSASLVPHNDPSLLWINAGMAPLKPYFDGREKPENPRLANSQKCIRTNDIENVGKTRRHHTFFEMLGNFSIGDYFKEETVTWAWEFLTSKEWIGFDPERLSVTVYPEDEEAFKLWNEKVGLPAERIIKLDENFWDIGEGPCGPCTEIFYDRGEAYGNDMSDPEMYPGGENERYLEVWNLVFSQFNHNKDGSYTPLPNKNIDTGAGLERFASILQNVDSNFDTDLFQPMIQRTAALAGVKYNDSVEIDVALKVIADHIRTVAFAVGDGVLPSNEGRGYVIRRLLRRAVRYGKVLGLDRPFLYELTSTVGEVMGMYYPEVVDKQEFIAKVIKTEEERFHETLTDGLAILADMSRTAKSEGRTVISGPEAFKLYDTYGFPFDLTEDYAAEHGLTVDREGFDASMQKQRELGRAGRQENESMKVQGGPLADLEVKSEFVGYTDLLTEAKVVAIVAGDALVDTVGEGQTCQVVLDKTPFYAESGGQVSDQGLLRGASVTAKVQGLFKAPLGQHVHLVTVESGELRVGDVINAQVDSAKRGDIIKNHTATHLLHKALKDVLGTHVNQAGSLVEPQRLRFDFSHFGSITPEELTEIERQVNEQIWNRLNVNIELKAIDEAKEMGAMALFGEKYGDIVRVVQVGDYSLELCGGCHVNNTSEIGIFKLVSESGIGSGVRRIEAVTGRGAYLYVESQLELLKQSAALLKANVADVPKRIEGLNLQLKEAARETESLQSKLSAMEAGQLTDQVVQAGNTQLLAARVDAPNMDALRTVADELKIKLPNAVLVLGAAADGKVNFVVAVPAEQVKQGLHAGKIVKEVAAVCGGGGGGRPDMAQAGGKDATKLDEALKLAVSLVSGHNA; this is translated from the coding sequence ATGAAAGCCAGTGAAATCCGGTCCAAATGGATAGAGTTTTTTGCAAGTAAAGGTCACAAAATCGAGCCGAGCGCATCGCTCGTACCTCACAACGATCCTTCTCTACTGTGGATCAATGCGGGTATGGCACCGCTCAAACCATATTTTGACGGACGTGAGAAGCCGGAGAACCCACGCCTTGCGAACTCCCAAAAGTGTATCCGTACCAATGATATCGAGAATGTTGGTAAAACGCGTCGTCACCATACGTTCTTCGAAATGCTAGGCAACTTCTCCATTGGAGATTACTTCAAGGAAGAGACGGTTACCTGGGCATGGGAGTTCCTGACTAGCAAAGAGTGGATCGGTTTTGATCCGGAGCGTCTGTCAGTAACGGTATATCCGGAAGATGAAGAAGCATTCAAACTGTGGAACGAAAAAGTGGGACTGCCTGCAGAGCGTATCATCAAATTGGATGAGAACTTCTGGGATATTGGCGAAGGCCCATGTGGACCTTGTACCGAGATCTTCTATGACCGCGGCGAAGCTTATGGAAACGACATGAGTGATCCTGAGATGTATCCAGGTGGGGAAAACGAACGTTATCTGGAAGTGTGGAACCTGGTATTCTCCCAGTTCAACCATAACAAAGACGGCAGCTACACACCGCTTCCTAACAAAAATATTGATACAGGTGCTGGTTTGGAACGGTTTGCTTCCATTCTGCAAAATGTGGATTCCAACTTCGACACAGACCTGTTCCAACCGATGATTCAAAGAACAGCCGCTCTTGCGGGTGTGAAATATAACGACAGCGTAGAGATTGATGTTGCACTGAAAGTCATTGCCGATCATATTCGTACCGTTGCCTTTGCAGTAGGTGATGGCGTTCTGCCAAGTAATGAAGGACGTGGATATGTCATTCGTCGTTTGCTTCGCCGTGCAGTTCGTTACGGTAAAGTGCTTGGACTCGACCGTCCATTCCTGTATGAACTGACCTCAACCGTTGGTGAAGTGATGGGAATGTACTACCCTGAGGTAGTGGACAAACAAGAGTTCATCGCCAAAGTGATCAAAACTGAGGAAGAGCGTTTCCACGAAACACTCACGGATGGTCTGGCTATTCTGGCTGATATGAGTCGCACTGCCAAATCCGAAGGACGCACGGTTATTAGCGGACCTGAAGCTTTCAAACTGTATGACACATACGGTTTCCCGTTTGACCTGACAGAAGATTATGCTGCAGAGCATGGTCTGACTGTGGATCGTGAAGGTTTTGATGCTTCCATGCAGAAACAACGTGAACTTGGACGTGCTGGGCGCCAAGAGAACGAGAGCATGAAAGTCCAAGGCGGGCCACTTGCTGATCTGGAGGTTAAAAGCGAGTTTGTTGGTTATACTGACCTGTTGACGGAAGCGAAAGTGGTAGCCATCGTTGCCGGTGACGCCCTTGTTGACACTGTAGGCGAAGGACAGACGTGCCAGGTTGTTCTGGACAAGACTCCTTTCTACGCAGAAAGTGGCGGTCAAGTGAGTGATCAGGGCTTGCTGCGCGGTGCTAGTGTAACAGCCAAAGTACAAGGCTTGTTCAAAGCTCCACTCGGACAACATGTACATCTGGTAACTGTGGAGTCCGGTGAACTGCGTGTAGGCGATGTGATCAATGCTCAAGTAGATTCTGCGAAACGCGGCGACATTATCAAAAACCATACGGCAACTCACTTGCTGCACAAAGCACTTAAAGATGTGCTCGGCACGCACGTAAATCAGGCGGGATCGCTCGTAGAGCCACAGCGTCTGCGTTTTGACTTCTCTCACTTCGGCAGCATCACGCCGGAAGAGTTGACAGAGATTGAGCGTCAGGTGAACGAACAGATCTGGAATCGTCTGAACGTGAACATCGAGCTGAAAGCTATTGATGAAGCCAAAGAAATGGGTGCGATGGCTCTGTTTGGCGAAAAATATGGAGATATTGTACGTGTCGTTCAAGTTGGAGACTACAGTTTGGAACTTTGTGGCGGCTGTCACGTAAATAATACTTCAGAGATTGGAATCTTCAAACTGGTGAGCGAGAGCGGGATTGGCTCCGGCGTGCGTCGGATCGAAGCTGTAACTGGCCGTGGTGCATATCTGTATGTGGAAAGCCAATTGGAATTGCTCAAGCAATCAGCAGCGCTGCTCAAAGCAAATGTGGCTGATGTGCCTAAACGGATCGAAGGTCTGAACCTGCAACTGAAAGAAGCAGCTAGAGAGACTGAATCCCTGCAAAGCAAGCTGAGCGCCATGGAAGCGGGTCAACTGACGGATCAAGTGGTACAAGCAGGAAATACACAATTGCTGGCAGCACGTGTAGATGCTCCGAACATGGATGCGCTTCGCACAGTGGCTGATGAGTTGAAAATCAAATTGCCTAACGCCGTACTCGTATTGGGTGCCGCAGCCGATGGCAAAGTGAATTTTGTAGTAGCTGTACCTGCTGAACAAGTAAAACAAGGATTACACGCAGGCAAAATCGTCAAAGAAGTCGCAGCAGTATGCGGCGGTGGCGGTGGTGGACGTCCAGATATGGCGCAAGCCGGAGGCAAGGATGCGACCAAGCTGGATGAAGCGCTGAAACTGGCGGTTTCGCTGGTTAGCGGGCATAATGCATAA
- a CDS encoding PRC-barrel domain-containing protein, producing the protein MKLQEMIGLAVFDVEDGKQVGKIQDFIVNDDWEIEGIELENKGLFTNHVKIVQWQDIVAYGEDAVMIRNQQAVRKTGADDIKYTYLLGRSKLKEMSVLTEEGLLLGRVSDVYFDQELGNTIVGIEITDGFVSDLIEGRKWLPCTSDMSIGESAIMVPPLSEQRLENAIHSVNG; encoded by the coding sequence ATGAAGCTTCAGGAAATGATCGGACTTGCCGTTTTTGATGTTGAGGACGGGAAGCAGGTCGGTAAAATCCAGGATTTCATTGTGAATGATGATTGGGAGATCGAAGGCATTGAACTTGAGAACAAAGGCCTGTTTACCAATCATGTCAAAATCGTACAGTGGCAAGATATCGTTGCCTATGGCGAGGATGCCGTCATGATCCGTAATCAACAGGCTGTCCGCAAGACGGGAGCCGACGACATAAAATACACGTACCTCCTCGGTCGTTCTAAATTGAAGGAGATGTCCGTGCTCACCGAAGAAGGTTTGCTGCTTGGACGTGTCTCTGATGTTTATTTTGACCAGGAGTTGGGAAATACAATAGTAGGGATTGAAATTACGGACGGTTTTGTGTCCGATCTGATCGAGGGCCGTAAATGGCTGCCATGTACAAGCGATATGTCCATCGGGGAAAGTGCCATTATGGTGCCGCCGCTGAGTGAACAACGCTTGGAAAATGCCATTCATTCTGTTAATGGATAG
- a CDS encoding AI-2E family transporter, giving the protein MEQLTKNKLFRYAIWLLLGLIILYFIWLLRPLLLHIYAFLKTVLAPFIVALIISYVLNPIVSMLGGRKVPRTIAVLLIYAFFLTCIGVILMNVIPVLIEQLEELNEHMPELSMRAQSLMNNMDHKLMPPSVRTGMNSWFFQMEDRLTQGIAVLMDNIGATINVLFNVFIVPFLIFYMLKDFEVFERTIVAYLPRSRRKAIVSVMKEIDTALGNYIRGQFIVCVIVGIFAYIGYIVIDMPYALLLASIVAVFNIVPYLGPFLGAAPAVVMASTVSFKMVLLVVIVNTLCQVLESNVISPQVVGRTLHLHPLSIIFALLVGGELAGIVGLILAVPVFAVLKVIVQHFFAYYIKRRTD; this is encoded by the coding sequence GTGGAGCAATTAACCAAAAACAAGCTGTTCCGTTACGCGATCTGGCTGCTGCTCGGGTTGATCATTCTGTATTTTATCTGGCTGCTGCGGCCTTTACTGCTTCACATATATGCTTTCCTGAAAACAGTGCTGGCCCCTTTTATCGTAGCCCTTATCATATCTTATGTACTCAATCCGATTGTCAGCATGCTGGGAGGGCGCAAGGTGCCGCGTACGATTGCGGTCCTGCTCATATATGCCTTTTTCCTGACCTGTATCGGTGTCATTCTGATGAATGTCATTCCGGTATTGATTGAACAGCTGGAAGAACTCAACGAACATATGCCCGAGCTGTCTATGCGTGCCCAAAGCTTGATGAACAATATGGATCACAAATTAATGCCGCCAAGTGTTCGAACAGGCATGAACAGCTGGTTCTTTCAGATGGAGGATCGACTAACTCAGGGAATTGCTGTGCTCATGGACAATATCGGGGCGACCATCAATGTGTTATTCAATGTGTTTATCGTGCCTTTTCTGATCTTTTATATGTTAAAAGATTTTGAAGTGTTCGAGCGCACCATTGTGGCGTATCTTCCGCGTTCACGTCGTAAAGCGATTGTCTCGGTGATGAAAGAGATCGACACTGCGCTGGGAAACTACATACGAGGACAGTTTATTGTCTGTGTCATTGTCGGTATCTTTGCCTACATTGGTTATATCGTGATTGATATGCCGTATGCCCTACTGCTTGCGAGTATTGTGGCGGTGTTTAACATTGTGCCCTACTTGGGGCCGTTCCTTGGCGCTGCCCCTGCTGTGGTCATGGCATCGACGGTATCGTTTAAAATGGTGCTGCTTGTTGTCATTGTGAACACACTGTGCCAGGTGCTGGAGAGCAACGTTATTTCTCCTCAGGTGGTGGGACGTACGCTGCATCTGCATCCATTGTCGATTATATTTGCACTGCTCGTCGGAGGTGAACTGGCAGGCATTGTAGGCCTTATTCTGGCGGTGCCCGTTTTTGCCGTCCTGAAGGTGATTGTGCAGCACTTTTTCGCCTATTACATCAAACGAAGGACTGACTAA
- the crcB gene encoding fluoride efflux transporter CrcB, with translation MKELLYIGVGGFLGTLTRYAIQLGIPAAHVGFPWAVLLINAIGSLFLGWFFTIAVPGKITPQLRLAIGTGFTGAFTTFSTFTLDIVRLSEGGEWVKAAIYMIVSLLAGLLLCALGMSLGQRMLGTRRQEGDAS, from the coding sequence ATGAAAGAGCTTTTGTATATAGGAGTAGGTGGATTTCTCGGTACATTGACCCGATATGCCATACAGTTAGGGATACCAGCTGCTCATGTAGGCTTTCCTTGGGCAGTGCTGCTAATCAATGCGATTGGCAGCCTTTTTTTGGGTTGGTTCTTTACTATAGCTGTTCCAGGCAAAATAACACCACAACTTCGACTTGCGATTGGTACAGGTTTTACTGGCGCATTTACGACATTCTCCACGTTTACACTGGATATTGTTCGTTTATCCGAGGGTGGAGAATGGGTCAAAGCTGCAATTTATATGATCGTAAGTCTATTGGCAGGGTTGTTGCTCTGTGCGCTGGGAATGAGCCTTGGACAGCGTATGTTGGGAACACGAAGACAAGAGGGTGATGCCTCATGA